GAAGAACTTTTAGATAGATATGGAGATGAATTATCAAAGGAAGAAGCAGAAAATGTGCTAAAGGAACAAGTAGGAGAAATATTTACAAACATATTAAAAAATGCAGGCGTGTTTAAGAGAGATAAAAAAGGAAAACAAGGATTTATAAAATTTATAAAATCTATGGGGTTCATAACAGATTAGCATTATTAAAATGGAGGAAATAATATGGATATAAAAAAACTTAAAGAAAAATTTATAAAGCTATATGGAGAAGGTTACATGAGAATTTTTTTTTCACCAGGGAGAGTAAATCTTATAGGAGAGCATATAGACTATAATGGAGGAAATGTTTTTCCGTGTGCTCTAAATTTTGGAACCTTAGGATGCGTAAGGAAGAGAAAAGATAAAAAGGTGAATTTAGCTTCTACTAATATACCATTAAAAATTTCAATAGATTTAGATAATATAAAATATAAAAAAGAAGATGGATGGGGAAATTATCCTAAAGGTGTTATAAAAGAAATTATTGATAAAGGGTATAAAGTTGGGGGAATGGATATACTGGTAAGTGGTAATATACCCAATGGTGCAGGATTATCTTCTTCAGCTTCTTTAGAACTTTTAATCGCAATTATGATAAATAATATATTTAATAATGGAAAACTAGATAAAATAGAATTAATTAAATTGAGCCAAAAGGCAGAAAATGATTTTGTTGGCTTAAATTGTGGTATAATGGATCAATTTGCAGTAGCTATGGGGAAAAAAGATAGAGCTATATTATTAGATTGTAATACTTTGGAAT
This window of the Clostridium cochlearium genome carries:
- a CDS encoding galactokinase; this translates as MDIKKLKEKFIKLYGEGYMRIFFSPGRVNLIGEHIDYNGGNVFPCALNFGTLGCVRKRKDKKVNLASTNIPLKISIDLDNIKYKKEDGWGNYPKGVIKEIIDKGYKVGGMDILVSGNIPNGAGLSSSASLELLIAIMINNIFNNGKLDKIELIKLSQKAENDFVGLNCGIMDQFAVAMGKKDRAILLDCNTLEYKYAPVNLKNYVITIMNTNKRRELSDSKYNERRLECEKALKIINNKKKINYLCELSLEEFEGLKNLIEDKIILNRATHVVYENERVKRAYDLLLKGNIDEFGKLLIESHFSLRNLYEVTGKELDVIVDEALKVPGCIGARMTGAGFGGCAIALVEKNKLDLFKEEVSNNYNNIIGYKPDFYTSEIGEGTYEI